Proteins encoded together in one Mobula birostris isolate sMobBir1 chromosome 9, sMobBir1.hap1, whole genome shotgun sequence window:
- the LOC140203325 gene encoding interleukin-22-like — protein sequence MRHKFHVLSKDAQKHDEDTETRLVGKDLFRGLEKSGSCYVLKEVIDFYLGTVLQSDHLHAKYLHLSDVKEFLAVLMKRHMSDCDTEDKTKANKNIERLKQKVEKLGEASEAKVVGELFILLQEITSHCSTPGRKPGHQGKSPIDN from the exons ATGAGACATAAGTTTCATGTCCTGTCTAAAGAT GCTCAAAAGCACGACGAGGATACGGAGACGAGACTAGTGGGAAAGGATCTATTTCGAGGACTGGAG AAATCTGGTAGTTGCTACGTTCTCAAAGAGGTGATTGACTTCTATCTTGGAACCGTTCTCCAGTCTGACCATTTGCACGCCAAATATTTGCATCTAAGCGACGTTAAAGAGTTTCTCGCCGTTCTCATGAAACGGCACATGTCTGACTGC GATACTGAAGATAAAACGAAAGCCAACAAGAACATCGAACGACTGAAACAGAAAGTGGAGAAG CTCGGCGAAGCGAGTGAGGCCAAGGTTGTTGGGGAGCTGTTCATCCTCCTGCAGGAGATAACGAGCCACTGTTCAACACCAGGACGGAAACCCGGACACCAGGGGAAATCACCGATTGATAACTGA